A portion of the Cryptomeria japonica chromosome 5, Sugi_1.0, whole genome shotgun sequence genome contains these proteins:
- the LOC131058557 gene encoding uncharacterized protein LOC131058557 isoform X2, which translates to MVYSLFCLLFSFSLFVCRHPILHFIVAGSFESRSHSSECSLINGAGLANLGNTCFLNSVLQCLTYTQPLAAYFQGGRHKLTCRVAGFCAMCAVQDHVITATGSSGKILSPTSLVKNLRCISRNFRISRQEDAHEYMMNLMESMHKCCLPAGVTSESPVAYEKSLVHKIFGGRLISQVKCTQCSYCSNKFDPFLDLSLEIIRADSLLKALSHYTAVEQLDGGMKRYQCERCKVKVKALKQLKIDKAPHVLAIHLKRFSVGGSGGKIDKKVDFGCTLDLKPFVSSSHEGNFKYTLYGVLVHDGWSTHSGHYFCFIRSSTGIWHALDDNRVYSVSEKSVLSQKAYMLFYIRDKKTSIKTAGGSQYQENGSKLKKIVPLNIGRPKENQSQDSCVPRVTANVPSSQTTEISSIVEGVDRKSKISQQVGNVSNVNFISESLERNTSSGQLCSKSGSPADHYATLQFVPPRSNGIQTNDVFSSHTISNGCTSNGSGNNIKKQESEIKGVDSMDNFNEILVVRHSRNSEVGNGNGNYISRNSGVHSKINGNSHENVKHSTNGLTGIISGHHTAKLPKNNSNGKLVADEHLENGSVVRNSIDKESEAAKHLPLEDGSLFQGGENGTLLCKGREMNGSCIKAINPDMLSKYIQETKCVSNQKYQKYHENNHYLISRNRLKLMKHLPCPQFLRTLSFRRHFLIRAMHVLRKKRSNERKKCMKLRLKKAGIFLKQKSSTNMPTGKAYADAKCFECSVASKSLQQFRGKSLTNKINGRISVQHAETSEITVGVAQNGCNIAKFGNTPMPLGNRQLSSGNSTKLKKQREVADGQGLSKASHKYSDVEPDSKINKEKNLSALRQSNNSFTDGGESCQQDGALSMENCESSVHPRSAGDAFSVDSGLSKEKNLSAVRQPNSSFTDGGETCQQNPPLSIKKSESSFLEARLHGPAVPCWDGIDDGLVKSSRASDKQANHVGYVLDEWDEEYDRGRRKKVKQVQYEDGIDDSYGKYSNGQRNPFQSLSNRKAKIAGKGNSFLKTNQGKLQHSAS; encoded by the exons ATGGTATACAGTTTATTTTGtctacttttctctttttctctgttTGTTTGCCGTCATCCAATTTTACATTTTATTGTGGCGGGAAGTTTTGAATCTCGTTCACACTCTTCAGAATGTTCTTTAATAAAC GGTGCTGGGCTTGCGAACCTTGGCAATACCTGTTTTTTGAATTCGGTTTTGCAGTGTCTTACATACACGCAACCCCTCGCAGCTTACTTCCAGGGTGGGCGACACAAGTTAACTT GTCGTGTAGCTGGATTTTGTGCCATGTGTGCCGTTCAGGATCATGTCATTACTGCTACAGGATCATCTGGCAAGATTTTGTCACCTACCAGTCTCGTCAAGAACTTGCGAT GTATATCTCGCAACTTCCGAATATCAAGGCAAGAGGATGCTCATGAATACatgatgaatttgatggaatcCATGCATAAATGTTGTTTACCAGCGGGGGTAACAAGTGAATCACCTGTTGCTTATGAGAAGAGTCTAGTACATAAAATTTTTGGTGGCCGACTCATAAGTCAG GTGAAGTGCACACAGTGTTCTTATTGTTCCAATAAATTTGATCCTTTCTTAGATTTGAGCCTAGAGATCATTCGAGCAGATTCTTTGTTGAAAGCATTATCCCATTACACGGCAGTGGAGCAGTTAGATGGGGGCATGAAAAGATATCAATGTGAACGGTGCAAAGTAAAAGTGAAGGCTCTAAAACAACTCAAAATTGATAAAGCACCACATGTTCTTGCAATTCATTTGAAGCGCTTCAGTGTAGGGGGATCTGGAGGAAAAATAGACAAAAAAGTGGACTTTGGTTGTACTTTGGATCTGAAACCTTTTGTTAGCAGTTCACAT GAAGGCAATTTTAAGTATACTCTTTATGGTGTTCTTGTTCATGATGGCTGGAGCACACATTCCGGTCATTATTTCTGCTTTATTCGTTCATCCACAGGCATCTGGCACGCTTTGGATGATAATCGG GTTTATTCAGTCAGTGAGAAATCTGTGCTTAGCCAGAAAGCTTACATGCTATTCTATATACGAGATAAGAAAACTAGCATTAAAACAGCAGGTGGGTCTCAATATCAGGAGAATGGTTCTAAACTAAAGAAGATTGTGCCATTGAACATTGGGCGTCCAAAGGAAAACCAATCACAAGATTCCTGTGTCCCCCGAGTAACAGCAAATGTGCCTTCTTCCCAAACGACAGAAATCTCTTCTATTGTTGAAGGTGTAGACAGGAAAAGTAAGATATCCCAACAGGTAGGAAATGTTTCAAATGTGAATTTCATTTCAGAAAGTCTAGAAAGGAACACAAGTTCTGGCCAGTTATGCAGTAAATCTGGATCACCAGCAGATCATTATGCTACATTACAGTTTGTGCCTCCAAGAAGCAATGGTATTCAAACAAATGATGTTTTCTCAAGTCATACCATAAGTAATGGGTGCAcatctaatggttctggtaataaTATTAAGAAACAGGAATCTGAAATAAAGGGAGTTGATTCCATGGATAATTTTAATGAGATTCTGGTTGTTAGACATTCTCGGAACAGTGAAGTGGGCAATGGCAATGGGAACTATATTAGTAGAAATTCTGGAGTTCATTCAAAAATTAATGGCAACAGTCATGAGAATGTCAAACATTCTACGAATGGTTTGACAGGTATTATTAGTGGGCATCATACTGCTAAACTTCCAAAAAATAATTCAAATGGTAAACTTGTAGCCGATGAACATCTAGAGAATGGTAGTGTGGTCCGCAATTCTATAGATAAGGAGAGCGAGGCTGCTAAACACCTACCGCTGGAAGATGGTTCCTTATTTCAG GGAGGTGAAAATGGTACTTTGCTCTGCAAGGGAAGGGAAATGAATGGGTCATGCATAAAAGCTATTAATCCAGATATGTTGTCCAAATATATACAAGAAACTAAATGTGTTTCTAACCAAAAGTACCAGAAATACCACGAGAACAACCACTATCTTATTAGTAGAAACAGATTGAAGCTTATGAAGCATCTTCCATGTCCTCAGTTCTTACGAACATTATCTTTCAGGAGACATTTTCTTATAAGAGCAATGCATGTTTTGAGGAAGAAACGATCCAATGAAAGGAAGAAGTGCATGAAGTTACGGCTTAAGAAGGCTGGCATTTTTCTTAAGCAGAAAAGCTCTACAAACATGCCTACTGGAAAAGCGTATGCAGATGCAAAATGTTTTGAATGTTCAGTTGCTTCTAAGTCTTTACAACAATTCCGTGGAAAGAGTTTGACAAACAAAATAAATGGTCGTATTTCTGTGCAGCATGCTGAGACATCTGAAATTACAGTTGGCGTGGCTCAGAATGGGTGTAACATTGCTAAATTTGGCAATACTCCCATGCCTCTTGGAAACAGACAGCTTTCTAGTGGAAATAGTACTAAGCTAAAGAAACAAAGAGAAGTTGCTGATGGACAGGGTTTAAGTAAAGCTAGCCATAAATATTCTGATGTTGAACCAGACTCTAAAATTAACAAGGAGAAAAATTTGTCTGCTCTTCGTCAGTCAAATAATAGCTTTACAGATGGAGGAGAATCATGTCAACAAGATGGGGCACTATCCATGGAAAATTGTGAATCATCTGTTCATCCGAGGAGTGCAGGGGATGCATTCTCAGTTGATTCTGGACTGAGCAAGGAGAAAAACTTATCTGCTGTCCGTCAGCCAAATAGTAGCTTTACAGATGGAGGCGAAACATGTCAACAAAATCCTCCCCTATCCATAAAAAAATCTGAATCGTCTTTCCTAGAGGCTAGATTACATGGGCCAGCAG TTCCATGTTGGGATGGTATCGATGATGGCTTGGTAAAAAGTAGCAGAGCTTCAGACAAACAAGCAAACCATGTTGGTTATGTGTTAGATGAATG GGATGAGGAGTATGACCGTGGCAGAAGGAAAAAGGTTAAGCAAGTACAGTATGAAGATGGCATAGATGACTCTTATGGAAAATATTCAAATGGACAGAGGAATCCTTTTCAATCACTTTCAAATAGAAAAGCCAAGATTGCTGGTAAAGGGAATTCTTTCTTGAAAACAAATCAAGGGAAACTACAACACAGTGCAAGCTAG
- the LOC131058557 gene encoding uncharacterized protein LOC131058557 isoform X1, protein MAKNPIDGVLKTGSDAVLQRRILFHPARNKRDSGRGTSAGFYLEPLNPQLECSPSSKIEKPPALETAKRQQKEDLMDSEVTEEIGFRRIGAGLANLGNTCFLNSVLQCLTYTQPLAAYFQGGRHKLTCRVAGFCAMCAVQDHVITATGSSGKILSPTSLVKNLRCISRNFRISRQEDAHEYMMNLMESMHKCCLPAGVTSESPVAYEKSLVHKIFGGRLISQVKCTQCSYCSNKFDPFLDLSLEIIRADSLLKALSHYTAVEQLDGGMKRYQCERCKVKVKALKQLKIDKAPHVLAIHLKRFSVGGSGGKIDKKVDFGCTLDLKPFVSSSHEGNFKYTLYGVLVHDGWSTHSGHYFCFIRSSTGIWHALDDNRVYSVSEKSVLSQKAYMLFYIRDKKTSIKTAGGSQYQENGSKLKKIVPLNIGRPKENQSQDSCVPRVTANVPSSQTTEISSIVEGVDRKSKISQQVGNVSNVNFISESLERNTSSGQLCSKSGSPADHYATLQFVPPRSNGIQTNDVFSSHTISNGCTSNGSGNNIKKQESEIKGVDSMDNFNEILVVRHSRNSEVGNGNGNYISRNSGVHSKINGNSHENVKHSTNGLTGIISGHHTAKLPKNNSNGKLVADEHLENGSVVRNSIDKESEAAKHLPLEDGSLFQGGENGTLLCKGREMNGSCIKAINPDMLSKYIQETKCVSNQKYQKYHENNHYLISRNRLKLMKHLPCPQFLRTLSFRRHFLIRAMHVLRKKRSNERKKCMKLRLKKAGIFLKQKSSTNMPTGKAYADAKCFECSVASKSLQQFRGKSLTNKINGRISVQHAETSEITVGVAQNGCNIAKFGNTPMPLGNRQLSSGNSTKLKKQREVADGQGLSKASHKYSDVEPDSKINKEKNLSALRQSNNSFTDGGESCQQDGALSMENCESSVHPRSAGDAFSVDSGLSKEKNLSAVRQPNSSFTDGGETCQQNPPLSIKKSESSFLEARLHGPAVPCWDGIDDGLVKSSRASDKQANHVGYVLDEWDEEYDRGRRKKVKQVQYEDGIDDSYGKYSNGQRNPFQSLSNRKAKIAGKGNSFLKTNQGKLQHSAS, encoded by the exons ATGGCAAAAAATCCTATTGACGGCGTTTTGAAAACCGGTTCAGATGCTGTTTTGCAGAGGCGAATTTTGTTCCATCCCGCTAGGAATAAGAGGGATAGTGGCCGTGGAACAAGTGCTGGTTTTTATCTGGAGCCGCTGAACCCCCAATTGGAATGTTCCCCGTCCTCCAAAATTGAAAAGCCTCCCGCCTTAGAGACTGCAAAACGCCAGCAGAAGGAAGATCTGATGGATTCGGAGGTCACCGAAGAAATTGGATTTCGAAGAATT GGTGCTGGGCTTGCGAACCTTGGCAATACCTGTTTTTTGAATTCGGTTTTGCAGTGTCTTACATACACGCAACCCCTCGCAGCTTACTTCCAGGGTGGGCGACACAAGTTAACTT GTCGTGTAGCTGGATTTTGTGCCATGTGTGCCGTTCAGGATCATGTCATTACTGCTACAGGATCATCTGGCAAGATTTTGTCACCTACCAGTCTCGTCAAGAACTTGCGAT GTATATCTCGCAACTTCCGAATATCAAGGCAAGAGGATGCTCATGAATACatgatgaatttgatggaatcCATGCATAAATGTTGTTTACCAGCGGGGGTAACAAGTGAATCACCTGTTGCTTATGAGAAGAGTCTAGTACATAAAATTTTTGGTGGCCGACTCATAAGTCAG GTGAAGTGCACACAGTGTTCTTATTGTTCCAATAAATTTGATCCTTTCTTAGATTTGAGCCTAGAGATCATTCGAGCAGATTCTTTGTTGAAAGCATTATCCCATTACACGGCAGTGGAGCAGTTAGATGGGGGCATGAAAAGATATCAATGTGAACGGTGCAAAGTAAAAGTGAAGGCTCTAAAACAACTCAAAATTGATAAAGCACCACATGTTCTTGCAATTCATTTGAAGCGCTTCAGTGTAGGGGGATCTGGAGGAAAAATAGACAAAAAAGTGGACTTTGGTTGTACTTTGGATCTGAAACCTTTTGTTAGCAGTTCACAT GAAGGCAATTTTAAGTATACTCTTTATGGTGTTCTTGTTCATGATGGCTGGAGCACACATTCCGGTCATTATTTCTGCTTTATTCGTTCATCCACAGGCATCTGGCACGCTTTGGATGATAATCGG GTTTATTCAGTCAGTGAGAAATCTGTGCTTAGCCAGAAAGCTTACATGCTATTCTATATACGAGATAAGAAAACTAGCATTAAAACAGCAGGTGGGTCTCAATATCAGGAGAATGGTTCTAAACTAAAGAAGATTGTGCCATTGAACATTGGGCGTCCAAAGGAAAACCAATCACAAGATTCCTGTGTCCCCCGAGTAACAGCAAATGTGCCTTCTTCCCAAACGACAGAAATCTCTTCTATTGTTGAAGGTGTAGACAGGAAAAGTAAGATATCCCAACAGGTAGGAAATGTTTCAAATGTGAATTTCATTTCAGAAAGTCTAGAAAGGAACACAAGTTCTGGCCAGTTATGCAGTAAATCTGGATCACCAGCAGATCATTATGCTACATTACAGTTTGTGCCTCCAAGAAGCAATGGTATTCAAACAAATGATGTTTTCTCAAGTCATACCATAAGTAATGGGTGCAcatctaatggttctggtaataaTATTAAGAAACAGGAATCTGAAATAAAGGGAGTTGATTCCATGGATAATTTTAATGAGATTCTGGTTGTTAGACATTCTCGGAACAGTGAAGTGGGCAATGGCAATGGGAACTATATTAGTAGAAATTCTGGAGTTCATTCAAAAATTAATGGCAACAGTCATGAGAATGTCAAACATTCTACGAATGGTTTGACAGGTATTATTAGTGGGCATCATACTGCTAAACTTCCAAAAAATAATTCAAATGGTAAACTTGTAGCCGATGAACATCTAGAGAATGGTAGTGTGGTCCGCAATTCTATAGATAAGGAGAGCGAGGCTGCTAAACACCTACCGCTGGAAGATGGTTCCTTATTTCAG GGAGGTGAAAATGGTACTTTGCTCTGCAAGGGAAGGGAAATGAATGGGTCATGCATAAAAGCTATTAATCCAGATATGTTGTCCAAATATATACAAGAAACTAAATGTGTTTCTAACCAAAAGTACCAGAAATACCACGAGAACAACCACTATCTTATTAGTAGAAACAGATTGAAGCTTATGAAGCATCTTCCATGTCCTCAGTTCTTACGAACATTATCTTTCAGGAGACATTTTCTTATAAGAGCAATGCATGTTTTGAGGAAGAAACGATCCAATGAAAGGAAGAAGTGCATGAAGTTACGGCTTAAGAAGGCTGGCATTTTTCTTAAGCAGAAAAGCTCTACAAACATGCCTACTGGAAAAGCGTATGCAGATGCAAAATGTTTTGAATGTTCAGTTGCTTCTAAGTCTTTACAACAATTCCGTGGAAAGAGTTTGACAAACAAAATAAATGGTCGTATTTCTGTGCAGCATGCTGAGACATCTGAAATTACAGTTGGCGTGGCTCAGAATGGGTGTAACATTGCTAAATTTGGCAATACTCCCATGCCTCTTGGAAACAGACAGCTTTCTAGTGGAAATAGTACTAAGCTAAAGAAACAAAGAGAAGTTGCTGATGGACAGGGTTTAAGTAAAGCTAGCCATAAATATTCTGATGTTGAACCAGACTCTAAAATTAACAAGGAGAAAAATTTGTCTGCTCTTCGTCAGTCAAATAATAGCTTTACAGATGGAGGAGAATCATGTCAACAAGATGGGGCACTATCCATGGAAAATTGTGAATCATCTGTTCATCCGAGGAGTGCAGGGGATGCATTCTCAGTTGATTCTGGACTGAGCAAGGAGAAAAACTTATCTGCTGTCCGTCAGCCAAATAGTAGCTTTACAGATGGAGGCGAAACATGTCAACAAAATCCTCCCCTATCCATAAAAAAATCTGAATCGTCTTTCCTAGAGGCTAGATTACATGGGCCAGCAG TTCCATGTTGGGATGGTATCGATGATGGCTTGGTAAAAAGTAGCAGAGCTTCAGACAAACAAGCAAACCATGTTGGTTATGTGTTAGATGAATG GGATGAGGAGTATGACCGTGGCAGAAGGAAAAAGGTTAAGCAAGTACAGTATGAAGATGGCATAGATGACTCTTATGGAAAATATTCAAATGGACAGAGGAATCCTTTTCAATCACTTTCAAATAGAAAAGCCAAGATTGCTGGTAAAGGGAATTCTTTCTTGAAAACAAATCAAGGGAAACTACAACACAGTGCAAGCTAG